From a single Labrenzia sp. PHM005 genomic region:
- the tagF gene encoding type VI secretion system-associated protein TagF — protein MGCGYFGKLPMRGDFVSRDCPAGFLEIWEPFLQEGLSQARLDLKEAWEEAYMTMPVWRFLIEPVGTDSPLQAAVAGAFMPNVDRVGRKYPLVLVAEIKRSGDGVYPSDKWFADLENTLLATLRDEATFEQFLSDFDALPEAETVQVSSKETDRTGFALAGPKADDLQSEFWTAVRGKTLRFKFSGMPEAAAFKVLVRPELSEQETGGSLAGDVHGQSREDLQT, from the coding sequence ATGGGGTGCGGATATTTCGGCAAGTTGCCCATGCGCGGGGACTTCGTCAGCCGGGATTGTCCGGCCGGGTTCCTGGAGATCTGGGAGCCGTTTTTACAAGAGGGCCTGAGCCAGGCCCGCCTCGATCTGAAAGAGGCATGGGAGGAGGCTTATATGACCATGCCGGTCTGGAGGTTTTTGATTGAACCGGTTGGAACGGACAGCCCTTTGCAGGCTGCCGTAGCCGGGGCTTTTATGCCGAATGTCGACCGGGTCGGACGCAAATATCCCTTAGTGCTTGTGGCTGAAATCAAGCGCTCTGGGGACGGAGTCTATCCCTCAGACAAATGGTTCGCTGACTTGGAAAACACGCTTTTGGCAACGTTGAGGGACGAAGCGACATTCGAGCAGTTTTTGAGCGATTTTGATGCGTTGCCGGAGGCGGAAACTGTACAAGTCAGCTCGAAAGAAACAGATCGGACTGGCTTTGCGCTGGCCGGACCTAAGGCGGACGATTTGCAGTCAGAATTTTGGACCGCGGTACGTGGGAAAACCCTTCGGTTCAAGTTTTCCGGAATGCCGGAGGCGGCGGCTTTCAAGGTATTGGTAAGACCCGAGTTATCTGAACAGGAAACTGGGGGAAGTTTGGCAGGGGATGTTCATGGGCAGTCTCGGGAGGATCTGCAGACATGA
- a CDS encoding biopolymer transporter ExbD, translating into MLRIDKPLKTRKRLALTPLIDVIFILVMFFLLSSTFGVWQPLDVSLSSEQGADVANTAAQAKVPSVLMAIRSGPEPNSSTVTINGIDFPKTKMVDELNRLAGLGAEDVFLLPAEDVDFQEVVTLLDLARSSNIARISMKVD; encoded by the coding sequence ATGCTGCGGATAGATAAACCTTTAAAGACGCGCAAACGGCTTGCTCTGACCCCATTGATCGACGTGATTTTCATTCTGGTGATGTTCTTTTTATTGTCGTCGACCTTTGGAGTTTGGCAGCCACTGGATGTGTCTTTGAGCTCGGAGCAGGGCGCGGATGTTGCAAACACTGCAGCGCAAGCAAAAGTGCCGTCGGTTCTGATGGCAATCCGGTCTGGACCGGAACCGAATTCCTCCACCGTCACGATCAACGGCATTGATTTTCCGAAGACAAAAATGGTCGACGAATTGAACCGGCTTGCGGGATTGGGTGCGGAAGATGTGTTCTTGCTTCCGGCAGAAGATGTTGACTTTCAGGAAGTTGTCACTCTGCTGGATCTTGCGCGGAGTTCCAACATCGCACGCATCAGCATGAAAGTGGATTAG
- the gloA gene encoding lactoylglutathione lyase has protein sequence MRYLHTMVRVSNLDDSLDFYCNKMGMTEIRRYENEQGRFTLVFLASSDDVEAGKANAAPVLELTYNWDPEEYTGGRNFGHLAYEVDDIYAFCDALQSKGVTINRPPRDGRMAFVRSPDNISFELLQKGKALEIKEPWASMQNVGEW, from the coding sequence ATGCGTTATTTGCACACGATGGTCCGGGTATCCAACCTGGACGACTCGCTCGATTTTTATTGTAACAAAATGGGTATGACTGAGATCCGGCGTTATGAAAATGAACAAGGCCGGTTCACGCTGGTTTTTCTAGCAAGCTCGGACGACGTTGAAGCTGGTAAAGCCAACGCCGCGCCCGTTCTGGAGCTCACCTACAACTGGGATCCGGAAGAATACACTGGCGGCCGCAACTTCGGTCACTTGGCTTATGAAGTCGACGATATATACGCCTTCTGTGACGCGCTACAATCGAAAGGCGTCACCATCAATCGCCCGCCGCGCGATGGCCGCATGGCATTTGTGCGTTCTCCTGACAACATTTCCTTTGAGCTTCTGCAAAAAGGCAAAGCGCTTGAAATCAAAGAGCCTTGGGCGTCCATGCAGAACGTTGGGGAATGGTAA
- a CDS encoding caspase family protein, giving the protein MFKHVIAVLTILVVGTAPALAKRVALVIGNGAYEHTVALPNPANDAEVMAGKLRGLGFDVVSGTDQSYGDMRRTVMKFAKKAYGADIAILFYAGHGMQIAGQNLLVPVDAKIEDETSLDFETISVDFIMRQMSKDVKVQMVFLDACRDNPLARTLARRMGPSRSGSVGSGLAEIKVQETGGEGSVIAFATSPGDVALDGEGANSPFTSALIRHIDTPNASIQTVMTRVTGDVYDSTEKRQRPWVNASLIGEVFLNKQADASTTQVASLGDSATTTQPAAPAPSAAATQSTIDWEREKLVWNTVKESDTIADYEAYLSAYPNGTFTNFARNSIKRLQSGSQVAARNSSATDAAAAANQNTGVATTAQALPDPQKAVPGTPQTEAALGWNRSSRREVQTRLNLTGNNVGRPDGAFGPKTRAGVSSWQTQNGLISTGYFTAAQYALLTSQTATQYSAYIAEVNRKRAAAKTTSRSTTRRANNTTSNRTTTTQRNNNSGGGMNPAGAAFLGGVVGGIIGGAIGR; this is encoded by the coding sequence ATGTTCAAACACGTGATCGCCGTGCTTACTATCCTAGTGGTGGGCACTGCACCTGCATTAGCTAAACGCGTTGCCTTGGTTATTGGCAATGGCGCTTATGAGCACACTGTCGCTCTTCCCAATCCCGCAAATGACGCGGAAGTTATGGCCGGTAAACTGCGCGGCCTTGGCTTCGATGTGGTTTCCGGTACGGACCAATCTTATGGCGACATGCGCCGGACAGTTATGAAATTCGCGAAAAAAGCTTACGGTGCTGATATCGCGATTTTGTTTTATGCTGGACACGGCATGCAAATCGCCGGGCAAAATCTTCTTGTTCCGGTTGACGCAAAGATCGAAGACGAAACATCTCTCGATTTTGAAACCATTTCCGTGGATTTCATCATGCGCCAGATGTCGAAAGACGTGAAAGTGCAGATGGTGTTCCTGGATGCCTGCCGCGATAACCCGCTTGCCCGCACTTTGGCGCGCCGCATGGGCCCGAGCCGGTCCGGCAGTGTTGGCAGCGGCTTGGCGGAAATCAAGGTCCAGGAAACCGGCGGCGAAGGCTCTGTGATCGCCTTTGCGACAAGCCCTGGTGATGTCGCCCTGGACGGTGAAGGTGCAAATTCGCCGTTTACATCTGCTTTGATCCGGCACATCGACACGCCGAATGCCTCGATCCAGACCGTTATGACACGGGTAACCGGTGACGTTTACGACTCTACCGAAAAACGCCAACGGCCTTGGGTAAATGCATCCCTCATTGGTGAGGTCTTCCTCAACAAACAAGCTGACGCTTCAACCACTCAGGTCGCGAGCCTTGGAGATTCGGCGACAACCACACAACCTGCCGCACCTGCACCGTCAGCTGCCGCCACCCAATCGACCATCGATTGGGAACGCGAAAAGCTGGTGTGGAATACGGTTAAAGAAAGTGACACGATCGCCGATTACGAAGCCTATCTCTCGGCTTATCCGAATGGCACGTTCACTAACTTTGCCCGCAATTCCATCAAACGCCTGCAATCTGGTTCTCAAGTTGCCGCCCGCAACTCGTCAGCAACCGATGCAGCTGCCGCCGCCAACCAAAATACCGGCGTCGCAACGACGGCACAGGCTTTGCCCGATCCGCAAAAAGCGGTGCCAGGCACACCGCAAACTGAAGCTGCGCTTGGCTGGAACCGTTCATCCCGCCGCGAAGTCCAGACTCGTCTGAACCTAACCGGTAACAATGTTGGACGTCCAGATGGTGCCTTTGGTCCCAAAACCCGCGCTGGCGTTAGCTCCTGGCAGACCCAAAACGGCTTGATCTCCACAGGGTATTTCACAGCCGCTCAGTATGCTCTGCTGACGTCCCAGACCGCCACTCAGTATTCGGCGTATATTGCGGAAGTCAACCGGAAGCGGGCCGCTGCAAAGACCACATCCCGCAGCACGACCCGTCGTGCGAACAACACCACCTCGAACCGCACCACCACAACACAAAGAAACAACAACAGTGGCGGTGGCATGAACCCGGCTGGCGCAGCCTTCCTCGGCGGTGTTGTCGGCGGTATCATCGGTGGCGCAATCGGACGCTGA
- a CDS encoding serine/threonine-protein kinase, translated as MTPPDNLLPKGTRLNNLYEIEEHIADGGIGTVYRARDVESGDPVAIKVLLASFARDQMIVDLFRREAKILKKLTHEALTQYFVFAKEPELGIYYLAMEFVAGPSLSSRLEQGALEPEAAYRLLKRLAEALQAVHDCQVIHRDLSPDNIILQNGDVGQAKIIDFGISKSKASGPTIIGDGFAGKVNYVSPEQVGIFDGKVTSRSDIYSLGLVIAESLTGKQLDMGGTQAQIVEKRRILPPLDGIDLRFQPLLEAMLQPDPANRPASMREVANWTMGAPMQSGIPDKTVIQFQPSPPPEQELLDQDLAKPNWPRRILLGLSLIGFAGLGAAGVFFIAGPTVEDTGPERPFLAATPRENAPEAPVQPTDPEPVPAVTPEPPKTSPDIQDTAGQQTAEDKSQDEQVIGNLQDRTNVIIEQSVKPADPAPSTDQMTPEDRIRKYVTGYKSGECMYLQPVKIAANFAEIEGFAARTPPFIAFDGDFKKSQGFEATIQANLVTDAQCAAVAFLRATPQGTGRTELQLDMQRTVVPNGSNMAGRISGFDPAAGDLGLIIVASDGQVSNLSAYLLSDDGGAGFVIPLQLNRSTEETGLIIALVGKNLQNALANAAKNRAASFFEGLERDGAVLRATATTIKVLP; from the coding sequence ATGACACCTCCCGACAATCTGCTGCCCAAAGGAACGCGGCTGAACAATCTCTATGAGATTGAAGAGCATATCGCAGACGGCGGTATCGGCACCGTCTACCGGGCACGGGATGTAGAAAGCGGCGATCCGGTCGCCATCAAGGTTCTGCTTGCCAGCTTCGCGCGCGATCAGATGATCGTCGATCTGTTCCGCCGGGAAGCCAAAATTCTAAAGAAGCTGACCCATGAAGCGCTGACTCAATATTTCGTCTTCGCCAAGGAGCCGGAGCTCGGCATTTACTATCTGGCGATGGAATTTGTGGCTGGCCCGTCGCTCAGTTCGCGTTTGGAACAGGGCGCGCTGGAACCGGAAGCCGCCTACCGGTTGTTAAAGCGGCTCGCCGAAGCCCTCCAGGCTGTGCACGACTGCCAGGTCATTCACCGGGATCTTTCGCCGGATAATATTATCCTTCAAAACGGAGATGTCGGTCAGGCAAAGATCATTGATTTTGGCATTTCCAAATCGAAGGCCAGCGGACCGACCATCATTGGAGACGGATTTGCTGGCAAGGTCAATTATGTGTCGCCGGAGCAAGTCGGCATTTTTGATGGCAAGGTAACATCGCGCAGCGACATTTATTCCCTTGGTCTGGTGATCGCGGAATCCTTGACAGGGAAACAGCTCGATATGGGCGGAACACAAGCCCAGATTGTGGAAAAACGGCGCATCCTGCCGCCGCTAGATGGGATCGACTTGCGGTTCCAACCTTTGCTGGAAGCTATGCTGCAGCCGGACCCGGCAAACCGTCCGGCATCAATGCGAGAAGTCGCCAATTGGACGATGGGCGCGCCGATGCAGTCCGGCATTCCGGATAAGACCGTCATTCAATTCCAGCCTAGTCCACCGCCCGAGCAGGAACTTTTGGATCAGGACCTTGCCAAACCGAATTGGCCGCGCCGGATATTGCTCGGTTTGTCCTTGATCGGTTTTGCTGGGCTTGGGGCGGCTGGTGTCTTTTTCATCGCGGGACCAACGGTGGAAGACACCGGGCCTGAACGGCCGTTCCTGGCGGCAACTCCTCGGGAAAATGCCCCGGAGGCTCCAGTTCAGCCAACGGACCCCGAACCAGTACCGGCTGTTACGCCAGAGCCTCCCAAAACTTCTCCCGATATTCAGGATACGGCCGGACAACAGACAGCAGAAGACAAATCGCAGGATGAGCAGGTTATCGGCAATCTACAGGATCGGACAAACGTCATCATAGAACAGTCTGTAAAACCGGCGGACCCTGCGCCCAGCACAGATCAGATGACACCAGAAGACCGGATCCGGAAGTATGTCACGGGTTATAAATCCGGAGAGTGCATGTATCTTCAGCCGGTGAAGATCGCGGCCAACTTTGCTGAGATCGAAGGATTTGCCGCGCGGACACCGCCGTTTATCGCGTTTGATGGCGATTTCAAAAAATCCCAGGGATTTGAGGCGACGATCCAGGCAAATTTGGTCACGGATGCGCAGTGTGCGGCTGTTGCGTTTTTGCGGGCAACGCCTCAAGGCACCGGCCGGACTGAGCTGCAATTGGATATGCAAAGAACCGTTGTTCCAAACGGCAGCAATATGGCTGGCCGGATCTCCGGGTTTGATCCCGCTGCCGGGGATTTGGGATTGATTATCGTTGCGAGCGACGGACAGGTCTCAAATCTCAGCGCCTATCTGTTGTCAGATGATGGCGGGGCAGGGTTTGTAATTCCGCTGCAGCTCAACAGGTCTACTGAGGAAACCGGACTGATCATTGCCCTTGTTGGCAAGAACCTTCAAAATGCCTTGGCGAATGCCGCCAAAAATCGGGCGGCGAGCTTCTTTGAAGGACTTGAACGGGATGGTGCGGTCTTGCGGGCCACAGCAACAACGATCAAGGTCTTGCCGTAA
- a CDS encoding PP2C family serine/threonine-protein phosphatase: protein MTARLKAQDNLHGFAVGLTDVGRMRQENQDTFFIDEDLGVYAVMDGAGGMNDGARASGLVREALTGISNPSSAEDLFDQFESHVIRAKDQIERAAEHANGAGMGTTIAALLTYGSHFVCLWAGDSRVYRFRNGRLEQLTTDHTEAQDLVDKRVLTPEEAKRYPRRHVITRAIGSGLDLELDAVSGNLRSSDRFMLCSDGLTGHLDDAVIETFLMDSAAKATAKGLIDGALESGGSDNVTVVIVDIDQSSSSQAEDRK from the coding sequence ATGACGGCTCGTTTGAAGGCACAGGACAATCTCCATGGATTTGCAGTTGGCTTGACCGATGTCGGGCGCATGCGCCAGGAAAACCAGGACACGTTTTTTATCGATGAGGATCTTGGAGTCTATGCCGTGATGGATGGCGCAGGCGGTATGAATGACGGTGCCCGTGCATCGGGACTTGTTCGCGAAGCGTTGACAGGCATTTCCAATCCATCGAGTGCGGAAGATCTGTTTGATCAGTTTGAAAGCCATGTCATCCGGGCAAAAGACCAGATCGAGCGGGCGGCCGAACACGCCAATGGTGCCGGGATGGGGACAACCATTGCTGCCCTTCTCACTTACGGGTCCCATTTCGTTTGTCTTTGGGCTGGAGACAGCCGGGTCTACAGGTTCCGCAACGGGCGGCTTGAACAGCTGACAACCGATCACACTGAGGCTCAGGACCTGGTCGACAAACGGGTTCTGACACCAGAAGAAGCCAAGAGGTATCCGCGCCGACATGTGATCACCCGGGCGATCGGGTCCGGGCTGGATCTCGAACTGGACGCAGTATCCGGCAATTTGCGGTCTTCAGATCGGTTTATGCTGTGTTCCGATGGTTTAACCGGCCACCTGGACGATGCCGTTATTGAGACGTTTTTGATGGATAGTGCGGCGAAAGCGACTGCAAAAGGGTTGATTGACGGTGCGCTCGAAAGCGGTGGATCCGATAATGTGACCGTTGTCATCGTCGACATCGACCAATCATCCTCGTCGCAGGCGGAGGACCGCAAATGA
- a CDS encoding DUF1036 domain-containing protein, translated as MFQILASSDARAGLKICNGSLDLVNVAVGYETEDGIRTEGWWTVTANACTHLIQGDLNQSKYYLHIADGFGESRLAGDITLCIREEKFILYDGDQCWQRGLIEADFYQVDTEGAQDWTVLLSYD; from the coding sequence TTGTTTCAAATTTTGGCGTCCAGTGATGCGCGAGCGGGCCTTAAAATCTGCAACGGATCTCTTGATCTGGTGAACGTGGCTGTTGGCTATGAAACCGAGGACGGGATCCGGACCGAGGGCTGGTGGACCGTAACTGCAAACGCCTGCACCCATTTGATCCAAGGCGATTTGAACCAGTCAAAGTACTATCTTCATATTGCTGATGGTTTTGGCGAAAGCCGTCTTGCCGGCGACATCACCCTTTGCATCCGGGAAGAAAAATTCATTTTGTATGATGGTGACCAATGCTGGCAACGTGGTTTGATCGAAGCCGATTTTTATCAGGTCGATACGGAAGGCGCGCAAGACTGGACGGTTTTGCTGTCCTATGATTGA
- a CDS encoding MotA/TolQ/ExbB proton channel family protein, protein MIASPASLLEFGGPVVLLLLCISVIALTVILGKIAQFWFVRVGRHTSVRKAVTQWRTGDRAGAAQNLLKDRSLSAALVRSAMDALQALDRQQLALQERDIREERLREEVSARAADRLFGLASWLKALDLVTQVAPLLGLFGTVLGMIETFQSLQESGASADPASLAGGIWVALLTTACGLAVAIPVSVAVTWFETRLEKERATLEILLTGVFTAGPAK, encoded by the coding sequence ATGATTGCATCGCCCGCATCCCTACTTGAATTTGGCGGACCTGTTGTTCTTTTGCTGCTGTGCATTTCCGTCATCGCACTGACCGTAATTCTCGGCAAAATCGCGCAATTCTGGTTTGTTCGGGTCGGACGGCACACCAGCGTTCGAAAAGCTGTCACCCAGTGGCGCACTGGAGACCGGGCTGGAGCCGCCCAGAACCTATTGAAAGACAGATCGTTGTCTGCCGCACTTGTGCGCAGCGCGATGGACGCTCTTCAGGCCTTGGACCGGCAGCAATTGGCTCTCCAAGAGCGGGACATCCGCGAGGAGCGATTGCGCGAGGAAGTGTCTGCGCGGGCCGCAGACCGGCTGTTTGGATTGGCAAGTTGGCTAAAAGCCCTGGATCTGGTCACCCAGGTCGCACCTTTGCTCGGGCTGTTTGGTACCGTGCTCGGGATGATCGAAACCTTTCAATCGCTTCAGGAATCGGGTGCTTCGGCTGACCCGGCCAGCCTTGCGGGCGGCATTTGGGTCGCTCTACTGACGACCGCTTGTGGACTGGCAGTCGCGATCCCGGTTTCCGTCGCCGTCACCTGGTTCGAAACCCGGCTGGAAAAGGAACGGGCAACCCTGGAGATTTTGCTGACCGGCGTCTTCACGGCCGGGCCAGCCAAATGA
- a CDS encoding biopolymer transporter ExbD, whose product MKRFSKPIHLPELIKGPKRDSSLALINVVFLLLVFLLVSGTLRPPMPNEFDWAETTSDNGGGTLQGSLVLDRTGGIWLGAERLSDPEIDKLLADLAAGGGKLSLQVDRRAQMSSVSAVAKRAKESGLKTLSLITVEAAGQ is encoded by the coding sequence ATGAAGCGTTTCAGCAAACCGATCCATCTTCCAGAGTTGATTAAGGGGCCAAAACGCGACAGTTCATTGGCCCTGATCAATGTTGTGTTTTTACTGCTTGTGTTCCTTCTTGTGTCCGGCACTCTCCGGCCGCCTATGCCGAATGAGTTCGATTGGGCTGAAACAACATCCGACAATGGTGGCGGAACGCTGCAAGGCAGTTTGGTACTCGACCGGACGGGAGGCATCTGGCTGGGCGCAGAAAGGCTTTCTGACCCAGAAATTGACAAACTTCTTGCTGATCTTGCGGCTGGCGGAGGCAAGCTATCTTTGCAGGTGGACCGCCGCGCGCAGATGAGTTCTGTGAGTGCAGTGGCGAAGCGCGCAAAGGAATCCGGTCTAAAAACACTGTCGTTGATCACCGTGGAGGCCGCAGGGCAGTGA